One window of Fusobacterium polymorphum genomic DNA carries:
- the panF gene encoding sodium/pantothenate symporter produces the protein MDKTLIIIPIIIYLIAMLFIAYRVNNIKNSSKSFTNEYYLGSRSMGGFVLAMTIVATYVGASSFIGGPGIAYNLGLGWVLLACIQVPTAFFTLGILGKKLSIISRKLNAITIFDVLKARYNNSFLNVLASIMLIVFFISAIVAQFIGGARLFEAVTGLSYLTGLIIFSSVVIIYTTFGGFRAVTLTDAIQAVIMFTATIVLFVVILKHGNGMENIMMKIKDINPNLLRPDSGGNIAKPFIMSFWILVGIGILGLPATTIRCMAFKDTKAMHNAMIIGTSLVGVLVLGMHLVGVMGRAVIPDLQEVDKIIPILALKNLYPILAGVFIGGPLAAVMSTVDSLLIISSSTLIKDLYVTYLDKNASEGKIKKISMWTSFLIGLLVFILSIKPISLIAWVNLFALGGQEIVFFCPLILGLYWKGANATGAIASIFTGIITYLTLEILKTKILGLHNIVPGLTVAIIVFIIASYFGKKSDEKTIKTFFEY, from the coding sequence ATGGATAAAACTTTAATTATAATACCAATAATAATCTACTTGATTGCTATGTTATTTATTGCTTATAGAGTTAACAATATAAAAAATAGCTCTAAAAGCTTTACAAATGAATATTATCTTGGTAGTAGATCTATGGGAGGTTTTGTACTTGCAATGACAATAGTTGCAACTTATGTTGGAGCTAGTTCATTTATAGGAGGTCCTGGTATTGCATATAATCTTGGACTTGGTTGGGTACTACTTGCCTGTATTCAAGTTCCAACTGCATTTTTTACTTTAGGTATTCTTGGTAAAAAACTTTCTATTATTTCAAGAAAATTAAATGCTATAACTATTTTTGATGTATTAAAGGCTAGATACAATAATAGCTTTTTAAATGTTTTAGCTTCTATAATGTTAATAGTATTCTTTATAAGTGCTATTGTTGCTCAATTTATAGGTGGTGCTAGATTATTTGAAGCTGTTACTGGACTTTCTTATTTAACGGGACTCATAATTTTCTCATCTGTTGTAATAATTTATACAACTTTTGGTGGATTTAGAGCTGTTACCTTAACAGATGCTATTCAAGCTGTAATAATGTTTACTGCAACTATTGTGCTTTTTGTTGTTATATTAAAACATGGAAATGGTATGGAAAATATTATGATGAAAATTAAAGACATCAATCCTAATCTTTTAAGACCTGACTCAGGTGGAAATATTGCTAAACCATTTATAATGTCTTTCTGGATTTTAGTTGGAATAGGAATTTTAGGACTTCCTGCAACTACCATAAGATGCATGGCATTTAAGGATACAAAAGCTATGCATAATGCTATGATAATTGGTACATCTCTTGTTGGAGTTTTAGTTTTAGGTATGCATCTAGTTGGAGTAATGGGAAGAGCTGTTATTCCTGATTTGCAAGAAGTTGATAAAATTATTCCAATACTAGCTCTTAAAAATTTATATCCTATACTTGCAGGAGTTTTTATAGGTGGTCCTCTTGCAGCTGTAATGTCAACTGTTGATTCACTATTAATAATATCATCTTCAACTTTAATAAAAGATTTATATGTTACTTACTTAGATAAAAATGCTAGTGAAGGTAAAATTAAAAAGATATCAATGTGGACTTCATTTTTAATAGGACTTTTAGTATTTATTCTTTCTATAAAACCAATAAGTTTAATAGCTTGGGTAAATTTATTTGCCTTAGGAGGACAAGAAATTGTATTCTTCTGCCCATTAATTTTAGGACTTTATTGGAAAGGTGCAAATGCAACTGGAGCTATTGCTTCTATATTTACTGGAATTATTACATATTTGACTCTTGAAATATTAAAAACTAAAATCTTAGGTCTACATAATATAGTTCCAGGACTTACTGTTGCCATTATAGTTTTTATTATAGCCTCATATTTTGGAAAGAAATCTGATGAAAAAACTATAAAAACATTTTTTGAATATTAA
- a CDS encoding YhdT family protein yields the protein MNKDNKKNNISKQINKEVLITIGLYLFYFVWWYYFAYEYSSDNVEEYKYILGLPEWFFYSCVVGLVLINILVYICIKFLFKDIDFEKYNENNNLDKK from the coding sequence ATGAATAAAGATAATAAAAAAAACAATATTTCTAAACAAATTAATAAAGAAGTTTTAATTACAATAGGACTTTATCTATTTTATTTTGTTTGGTGGTACTATTTTGCATATGAATATTCTTCTGATAATGTTGAAGAGTACAAATATATTTTAGGTTTACCTGAATGGTTTTTTTATTCTTGTGTTGTTGGATTAGTTCTTATTAATATCTTAGTATATATTTGTATAAAATTTCTCTTCAAAGATATTGATTTTGAAAAATATAATGAAAATAATAATTTAGATAAAAAGTAA
- the hcp gene encoding hydroxylamine reductase — protein sequence MDKMFCYQCQETAKGTGCTSIGVCGKDAETSGLQDLLLHTEKGVAAYSAVFRKNGKAKELLEGKVNRYLINSLFITITNANFDDAAILDEIKAGLKLREELKALATDEEKKEAEKYGADLVNWYYESDEDLIKFSENQSVVGVLRTENEDVRSLRELIMYGLKGLAAYAEHAFNLGKTSEEIFAFVEEALLGTMDDSLTAEQLIALTMKTGEYGVKVMALLDEANTSALGTPEITKVKIGAGKRPGILISGHDLWDLKQLLEQSKDSGVDIYTHSEMLPGHGYPELKKYSHFYGNYGNAWWDQRKDFTNFNGPIVFTTNCIVPPVKNATYKDRVFTTNAAGYPGWKRIKVNADGTKDFSEIIELAKTCQPPVEVESGEITVGFAHNQVLSLADKVVENIKSGAIKRFVVMSGCDGRMSQRHYYTEFAENLPKDTIILTSGCAKFKYNKLNLGDINGIPRVLDAGQCNDSYSWAVVALKLKEVFGLNDINELPLVFNIAWYEQKAVIVLLALLYLGVKNIHVGPTLPGFLSPNVAKVLVENFGIAGITTVEEDLKKFGLYEGSGLAN from the coding sequence ATGGATAAAATGTTTTGTTATCAATGTCAAGAAACTGCTAAAGGAACTGGATGTACATCTATAGGAGTTTGTGGAAAGGATGCAGAAACATCAGGATTACAAGATTTATTATTACACACTGAAAAAGGTGTTGCAGCATATAGTGCAGTTTTTAGAAAAAATGGAAAAGCAAAGGAATTGTTAGAAGGAAAGGTAAATAGATATCTTATTAATTCACTTTTTATAACAATTACAAATGCTAACTTTGATGATGCTGCTATATTAGATGAAATAAAAGCAGGATTAAAATTAAGAGAAGAATTAAAAGCCTTAGCAACTGATGAAGAAAAGAAAGAAGCTGAAAAATATGGAGCTGATTTAGTAAATTGGTATTATGAATCAGATGAAGATTTAATAAAATTCTCTGAAAATCAATCAGTAGTTGGAGTTTTAAGAACAGAAAATGAAGATGTTAGATCTTTAAGAGAATTAATTATGTATGGATTAAAAGGTTTAGCTGCTTATGCAGAACATGCTTTTAACTTAGGAAAAACAAGTGAAGAAATATTTGCTTTTGTTGAAGAAGCTCTTTTAGGAACTATGGATGATAGTTTAACTGCTGAACAATTGATTGCTTTAACAATGAAAACTGGAGAATATGGAGTTAAAGTAATGGCATTACTTGATGAAGCTAATACATCTGCTTTAGGAACACCAGAAATTACAAAAGTAAAAATTGGAGCTGGAAAAAGACCTGGAATCTTAATAAGTGGACATGACTTATGGGATTTAAAACAATTACTAGAACAAAGTAAAGATTCAGGAGTAGATATTTATACTCACTCAGAAATGTTACCAGGACATGGATATCCTGAATTAAAGAAATATTCTCATTTCTATGGAAACTATGGAAATGCTTGGTGGGATCAAAGAAAAGACTTTACAAACTTTAATGGACCTATTGTTTTCACAACTAACTGTATAGTTCCACCTGTAAAGAATGCAACATATAAAGATAGAGTATTCACAACTAATGCTGCTGGATATCCAGGATGGAAGAGAATAAAAGTTAATGCAGATGGAACAAAAGATTTCTCTGAAATTATAGAACTTGCAAAAACTTGTCAACCACCAGTAGAAGTTGAAAGTGGAGAAATAACTGTTGGTTTTGCACATAACCAAGTTTTAAGTTTAGCTGATAAAGTTGTAGAAAATATTAAATCAGGAGCAATTAAAAGATTTGTTGTAATGAGTGGTTGTGATGGAAGAATGTCACAAAGACATTACTATACAGAATTTGCTGAAAACTTACCAAAAGATACAATCATTTTAACTTCTGGTTGTGCTAAGTTCAAATATAACAAATTAAACTTAGGTGATATAAATGGTATTCCAAGAGTATTAGATGCAGGACAATGTAATGACTCTTATTCTTGGGCAGTAGTAGCACTTAAATTAAAAGAAGTATTTGGTTTAAATGATATAAATGAATTACCATTAGTATTTAATATTGCTTGGTATGAACAAAAAGCTGTAATAGTTTTACTTGCATTATTATACTTAGGAGTTAAAAATATCCATGTTGGACCAACATTACCAGGATTCTTATCTCCAAATGTAGCAAAAGTTTTAGTAGAAAACTTTGGTATAGCTGGAATCACAACTGTTGAAGAAGACTTAAAGAAATTTGGATTATATGAAGGTTCTGGATTAGCTAACTAA
- a CDS encoding Rqc2 family fibronectin-binding protein, with the protein MLYIDGISLSKIKEELKKSLEGKRINRIFKNNEYTISIHFGKIELLLSCIPSLPICYITKSKEQPILDIASSIISNLRKNLMNAMLTDIEQLGFDRILVFHFSRINELGEIKKYKIYFECIGKLSNVIFTDEENKVLDTLKKFHISENFDRTLFLGETYTRPKFDKKLLPVDIGENEFNKILESGISLSSEIEGVGKFLNSIKSFDEFKNILNSNIKAKIYFKDKKIKLATVLDFDFKDYDEVKEFFSYDEMINFYIDYEHTTTSFMLLKNRLESLLEKKLKKLNKTLSLIKKDIEDSKTMDKIKEEGDILASVLYSVKKGMNSIKAYDFYNNKEIEIELDPLVSPNENLDRIYKRYNKVKRGLTNAIRREKEIKEEITYVESTLLFIENSQDVISLREIEEELVKLNYIKSLYNKKKTKLKKELKYGLIEGEDYLILYGRNNLENDNLTFKVSAKDDYWFHVKDIPSSHVILKTAKLTDELIVKAAQVSAYFSKANLGEKVTVDYTLRKNVSKPNGAKPGFVIYVNQKSIVVEKVELEKI; encoded by the coding sequence ATGTTGTATATAGATGGTATATCTCTTTCAAAAATAAAGGAAGAGTTAAAAAAAAGTTTAGAGGGCAAAAGAATAAATAGAATATTTAAAAATAATGAGTACACAATTTCAATACACTTTGGGAAAATTGAACTCTTGCTTTCTTGTATACCAAGCTTACCTATTTGTTATATTACTAAAAGTAAAGAACAACCAATTTTAGATATAGCTTCATCAATAATTTCTAATTTAAGAAAAAATTTAATGAATGCTATGTTAACAGATATAGAACAGCTAGGGTTTGACAGAATCCTAGTTTTTCATTTTTCAAGAATAAATGAGTTAGGTGAGATAAAAAAATATAAGATTTATTTTGAATGTATAGGAAAGTTATCTAATGTTATCTTTACTGATGAAGAAAATAAAGTATTGGATACATTGAAGAAATTTCATATTTCAGAAAATTTTGATAGAACATTATTTTTAGGTGAAACTTACACAAGACCTAAGTTTGATAAAAAATTATTACCTGTTGATATAGGTGAAAATGAATTTAATAAGATATTGGAAAGTGGTATTTCTTTATCAAGTGAAATTGAAGGTGTAGGAAAATTTTTAAATAGCATTAAATCTTTTGATGAATTTAAAAATATTTTAAATAGCAATATAAAAGCGAAAATATATTTTAAAGATAAAAAAATAAAATTAGCAACAGTTTTAGATTTTGATTTTAAAGATTACGATGAAGTGAAAGAATTTTTTTCTTATGATGAAATGATTAATTTCTACATTGATTATGAGCATACTACAACAAGTTTTATGCTATTAAAAAATAGATTAGAAAGTTTACTTGAAAAGAAATTAAAAAAATTAAATAAAACCTTATCTTTAATTAAAAAGGATATAGAAGATTCTAAAACTATGGATAAAATAAAAGAAGAAGGAGATATTTTAGCTTCTGTTTTATATAGTGTAAAAAAAGGAATGAATTCCATAAAAGCTTATGATTTTTATAATAATAAGGAAATTGAAATAGAGCTTGACCCTTTAGTAAGCCCAAATGAAAATCTAGATAGAATCTATAAAAGATATAATAAGGTAAAAAGAGGACTTACTAATGCTATTAGACGTGAAAAAGAAATAAAAGAGGAAATCACTTATGTTGAAAGCACTCTACTTTTTATTGAAAATAGCCAAGATGTAATTTCCTTAAGAGAAATTGAAGAAGAATTAGTAAAATTAAATTATATTAAAAGTTTATATAATAAGAAGAAAACTAAACTTAAAAAAGAACTTAAATATGGATTGATTGAAGGAGAAGATTATTTAATTTTATATGGAAGAAATAATTTAGAAAATGATAATTTAACTTTCAAAGTTTCAGCAAAAGATGATTATTGGTTTCATGTAAAAGATATTCCAAGTTCTCATGTTATACTTAAAACTGCAAAATTAACTGATGAATTAATAGTTAAAGCTGCACAAGTATCAGCATATTTTTCTAAGGCTAACTTAGGAGAAAAAGTTACAGTTGATTATACTTTAAGAAAAAATGTATCTAAACCTAATGGAGCAAAACCAGGTTTTGTTATTTATGTAAATCAAAAATCTATTGTTGTAGAAAAGGTAGAATTGGAGAAGATATAA